GAACGCGACATGCTCAAGCAACATGAAGCGTCACAGTTATTTGAGTGGCTGCACACCGCGGGCTTCGAAATTGCGATAGACGACTTCGGTACCGGCCACAGTGCGCTGATTTATCTGGAACGCTACACCCTGGATTATCTGAAAATCGATCGCGGTTTTATTAACGCCATTGGAACAGAAACCGTCACTTCGCCGGTGCTGGATGCAGTGCTGACGCTCGCTAAACGCCTCGATATGATGACGGTAGCTGAAGGGGTGGAAACGCCTGAGCAGGCAAAATGGCTGCATGAACGCGGGGTTCGCTTCCTGCAGGGCTACTGGATTAGCCGCCCGCTGCCGCTCGACGAATTTGTTGATTGGGTTTCACAGCCACACGCGCTGAAATGGTAAAGTCCCAACGCGTGGATTCACAACAGACGCCACCTGCCCTATTATTCAGGCATCAGAGTGACCTGCGCGGGCAGGTAAGCAAGACAAGGAATCCCTTTGCAGATAATCGTTCGCATATTGCTGCTGTTTGTCATGTTGATAAGCGCGAGTGTCCAGGCGCAGGCGATCAAAGAGAGTTATGCCTTCGCGGTACTGGGAGAGCCTAAATACGCGTTCAACTTTGATCATTTTGATTACGCCAATCCCGCCGCCCCCAAAGGCGGTCAGATTACCCTTTCCGCGCTCGGCACCTTCGACAACTTCAACCGCTACGCCCTGCGAGGAAACCCCGGCGCCCGGACCGAACAGCTTTACGACACCCTGTTTACCACCTCTGATGACGAGCCCGGCAGCTATTATCCGCTGATCGCCGAGAGCGCACGCTATGCAGAGGATTATTCGTGGGTGGAAATCACGATCAACCCCCGCGCTCGTTTTCATGATGGCTCGCCCGTCATGGCCAAAGATGTCGCCTTCACTTTCAACAAATTTATGAATGAAGGCGTGCCACAGTTTCGTCTGGTCTACAAAGGCACAACGGTTAAAGCCATTGCCCCACTCACCGTACGCATGGAGCTCGCGAAGCCGGGTAAAGAGGATATGCTCAGTCTGTTCTCATTACCCGTAATGCCACAAGCGTACTGGAAAGATCATAAGCTCAGCGACCCGTTGTCCAGACCGCCGCTGGGTGGTGGTCCTTATCGCATTAGTCAGTGGAAGATGGGGCAATATATTGTCTATACGCGCGTGAAGGATTACTGGGCGGCCAATCTGCCGGTCAATCGTGGCCGTTGGAACTTCGATGTCATTCGTTATGACTATTATCTCGACGACAACGTAGCCTTTGAGGCCTTTAAGGCCGGCGCGTTTGATTTGCGCCTGGAGAGCGATGCCAAAAACTGGGCGACGCGCTATGTTGGCAAAAACTTTGATAATCAGTACATCATCAAAGATGAGCAGAAAAATGAATCAGCGCAGGATACGCGCTGGCTGGCGTTCAACATTCAGCGCCCCGTTTTCAATGATCGACGCGTCCGTGAAGCCGTTACGCTGGCGTTTGATTTTGAATGGATGAATAAAGCGCTGTTCTACAACGCCTGGAGCCGGGCAAACAGCTATTTCCAGAACACCGAGTATGCGGCCAGAAACTACCCCGATGCGGCTGAACTGGTCCTGCTTGCGCCGATGAAAAAGGATCTGCCGCCGGAAGTCTTCAGCCAGATTTATCAGCCTCCCGTATCCAAAGGTGACGGTTACGATCGGGAAAACCTATTAAAAGCGGATAAATTACTGAAAGACGCGGGCTGGGAACTGAAAGGTCAGCAACGGATTAACATGGTCACTGGCAAACCGCTGAATTTTGAACTGCTCATTTCCGCCGCCAGTAACAGCCAGTGGGTCTTGCCCTTCCAGCATAATCTCCAGCGTCTGGGGATTACGATGACTATTCGTCAGGTGGATAACTCACAGCTCACCAATCGCCTGCGCAGCCGGGACTACGACATGATGCCGACCCTGTGGCGGGCGATGCCGTGGCCCAGTTCCGATCTGCAAATCTCCTGGGCGTCCGAGTATATCGACTCAAGTTATAATTCTCCAGGTGTGAAAAGTCCGGTGGTCGACAAACTGATCGCCCAAATCATCGCCGCACAGGGTGATAAAAACAAACTGCTGCCGCTTGGACGTGCGCTGGACCGCGTGCTGACCTGGAATTACTACATGTTGCCGATGTGGTACATGGCGGAAGATCGACTGGCCTGGTGGGATAAATTTTCCCGTCCAGGCATTCGTCCAATTTATACTATTGGCCTGGATAACTGGTGGTATGACGTAAACCGGGCAGCGAAGTTACCTGCCGCCAGACGGCAGGGTGAATAAATGGGCGCGTACCTGATTCGTCGTTTGTTGCTGGTTATCCCGACGCTCTGGGCAATCATCACCATCAACTTTTTTATCGTGCAAATTGCCCCCGGCGGCCCGGTCGATCAGGCGATTGCCGCCATCGAATTTGGTCAAACGAGCGCGCTGCCCGGTGCCGGGAGCGAAGGTGTTCGCGCCAGCCATGCCCGAACCGGGGTGGGAAATATCAGCGACAGCAACTATCGCGGGGGACGCGGCCTTGATCCGGAAGTGATTGCCGAAATCACCCAACGCTACGGTTTCGATAAGCCACTGCACGAGCGCTATTTCACCATGCTGTGGAACTATATCCGCTTCGATTTCGGCGACAGCCTGTTTCGTAGCGCCTCGGTACTGACGCTCATCAAAGAGAGTCTGCCGGTGTCGATCACCCTGGGGTTGTGGAGTACGCTCATCATCTATCTGGTGTCGATTCCGTTGGGGATCCGCAAGGCCGTGCATAACGGCAGCCGGTTTGACGTCTGGAGTAGCGCGTTTATTATCATCGGCTACGCTATCCCGGCGTTTCTGTTCGCAATACTGTTGATTGTCTTCTTTGCCGGCGGCAGCTATTACGACCTCTTCCCGCTGCGTGGTCTGGTCTCGGCGAATTTTGACACGCTGCCGTGGTATCAAAAGGTAACCGACTATCTGTGGCACATCACCTTACCCGTCCTGGCGACAGTCATTGGCGGGTTTGCTGCATTAACGATGCTGACCAAAAATTCCTTTCTTGATGAAGTGCGCAAGCAGTATGTCGTCACTGCCCGCGCCAAAGGGGTCAGTGAAGGGAATATCCTGCGGAAGCACGTTTTTCGTAACGCCATGCTGCTGGTGATCGCCGGTTTTCCGGCCACCTTCATCAGCATGTTTTTTACCGGTTCGCTGCTGATCGAAGTGATGTTTTCCCTCAACGGTCTGGGCCTGTTGGGTTATGAGGCAACGGTGTCACGCGACTACCCGGTGATGTTTGGCACGCTGTACATCTTCACCTTGATCGGCCTGCTGCTGAATATTCTCAGTGATATCAGCTATACGCTGGTCGATCCGCGCATTGATTTTGAGGGACGTTAATGGCCCATTTAAGCCCCGTCAATCAGGCCCGCTGGGCGCGTTTTCGCCATCATCGTCGTGGCTTCTGGTCGCTGTGGATTTTTCTCGTCCTGTTTGGTCTGAGTCTGTGTTCTGAATTGATTGCTAACGATAAACCGCTGTTAGTGCGCTACGACGGAAGCTGGTATTTCCCGCTGGTCAAGAACTACAGTGAGAGCGATTTTGGCGGGCCGCTGGCAACAAGGGCGGATTACCAGGACCCGTGGCTGAAGCAACAACTGGAAAGCCGCGGGTGGGTCCTCTGGGCTCCGGTGCGCTTTGGGGCGAACAGCATCAACTTTGCGACTGACAAACCCTTCCCCTCGCCCCCTTCGGCGCAGAACTGGCTGGGTACCGATGCCAACGGCGGCGACGTACTGGCGCGAGTGCTTTACGGCACGCGGATCTCCATTCTTTTCGGCCTGATGCTGACCTTGTGTTCAAGCGTCATGGGTGTACTGGCCGGGGCGCTACAGGGCTACTACGGTGGCAAAGTGGATTTATGGGGCCAACGGTTTATCGAGGTCTGGTCGGGTATGCCGACGCTGTTCCTGATTATTTTGCTCTCCAGCGTCGTGCAGCCTAACTTCTGGTGGCTGCTGGCGATTACGGTGCTGTTTGGCTGGATGAGTCTGGTCGGCGTGGTGCGTGCGGAGTTCTTACGCACGCGAAACTTCGACTATATCCGGGCCGCCCAGGCGCTCGGCGTCAGCGACCGCAGTATCATTTTTCGTCACATGCTTCCCAACGCGATGGTTGCCACCCTGACCTTCTTACCGTTCATTTTATGCAGTTCCATCACCACTCTGACGTCGCTCGATTTTCTTGGCTTTGGTTTACCGTTAGGTTCTCCTTCGCTCGGTGAGTTACTCCTGCAAGGCAAAAACAACCTGCAGGCGCCGTGGCTGGGTATTACTGCGTTTTTGTCGGTCGCCATTCTCCTCTCGCTGCTGATCTTTATTGGCGAGGCCGTCCGTGACGCATTCGATCCCAACAAGGCGGTGTAACATGACGCAACCTTTGCTCGATATAGACAATCTGACGCTGGGATTTCGTAAGCAGGAAACGGTTCGTACGGTAGTTAACGCGGTGTCGTTGCGCGTGGAGGCCGGCGAAACGCTGGCGCTGGTCGGTGAATCCGGTTCCGGCAAGAGTGTTACCGCACTGTCGATTCTGCGCCTGTTGCCCACGCCGCCCGCCGTATATCTTAGCGGCGATATCCGTTTTCACGGCGAGTCATTACTCCACGCCAGCGAGCAGACGCTACGCGGCGTGCGCGGCAACAAGATCGCCATGATTTTTCAGGAGCCGATGGTGTCGCTGAACCCGCTCCATAACCTCGAAAAACAGCTCTATGAAGTCCTTTCCCTGCACCGCGGTATGCGCCGGGAGGCGGCACGCGCAGAGATAATAAGCTGCCTCGATCGGGTCGGTATTCGGCAGGCTGCAACCCGGCTGGGCGATTATCCGCACCAGCTTTCCGGCGGCGAGCGTCAGAGGGTGATGATTGCGATGGCGCTGTTAACGCGACCCGAATTACTCATCGCCGACGAGCCGACTACCGCGCTGGATGTCTCGGTACAGGCGCAGATCCTGCAACTGTTGCGCGAACTCCAGCGCGAGCTGAACATGGGGATGCTGTTTATCACCCATAATCTCAGTATTGTCAGGAAGCTCGCCGACAGCATAGCGGTGATGCAAAACGGGCAATGCGTTGAGCAAAACCGGGCCGCTCCCCTTCTCCACGCGCCCACGCATCCCTATACGCAGAAATTGCTCAACAGCGAGCCGACAGGCGACCCCGTACCGCTACCAGCCGGACATTCACCTCTGCTAAAGGTCGAGGATTTGCGCGTCGCCTTCCCCATTCGCAAAGGGATTCTCAAGCGCGTGGTGGCAAACAATGAGGTGGTGAAAGGCATCAGTTTCAGTCTGCAACCGGGTGAAACGCTGGGGCTGGTTGGTGAGTCAGGGTCAGGGAAAAGTACCACCGGGCTGGCGCTCCTGCGGCTTATCACCTCTCAGGGCAGCATAGAATTTGACGGCCAACAGTTACAACATCTTAACCGCCGACAGTTGTTGCCCGTACGTCATCGTATTCAGGTGGTCTTCCAGGATCCCAACTCCTCGCTGAATCCGCGTCTGAGCGTGTTACAAATCATTGAAGAGGGACTGCGCGTTCATCAACCATCGCTCTCAGCCGAACAGCGCGAGCAGCAGGTCATGGCGGTGATGGCGGAAGTGGGACTGGATGCCGACACGCGCCACCGCTATCCGGCGGAGTTTTCCGGCGGTCAGCGCCAGCGGATTGCGATAGCCAGAGCGCTGATCCTGAAGCCGTCATTGATTGTTCTTGATGAACCGACATCATCTCTCGACCGGACCGTGCAGGCGCAAATTCTCGCGCTGTTGAAATCGCTACAGCAAAAGCATCGCCTGGCCTATATCTTCATAAGTCACGATCTGCACGTGGTACGTGCGCTATGCCATCAGGTGATTGTGCTGAAACAGGGAGAGGTTATTGAGCAGGGGCAATGCGAGCGCGTCTTTAGCGCACCGCAACAGGCGTATACGCGTCAACTTCTCACGCTAAGCTGACGCTCAAAATGGATTGTTGTTAGAAAACGGTTCGGCAATGGCCACGCCAAAGTTTTTCAGACGACAGGTCGCGGCAAATTCGTCCTGGCGATTCACAAACAGACACGGTTCGCCTTCACATTCCAGTACGGAACATGGCACTTCGATATCACTGAGCGCCTGACTGAGTTTATGCATCACCGGCCAGGCGCTATCGCCATCCGGACTCAGCAGTTTAAGCGCCACCAGACTGTTTTCGACGCTTTGGCCATTTTGCGGAATCGGTTCAACTTTCGAACCTGCGAAACCCGCTGACCAACGATAGTTCTGTGGTAAGCGATGAACGATTGAGAGCTGTAATGTTGTCACTTTCTTTCCCCGGAAGCACAATCACTTCACAATTTATTTACATCTATATTAACACATCATTGACAATCCGTCCTTAAACGGATGCATAACGTGGCAATCCTTCTCCCGCGTGGCCAGTATGTTGGGTATGGCCTTTATTAAAATAGAGATTTCCAGTCGGGACAGGAGCGCGGGCTATATGTACCCGTTTCTGCGATCTAACTCAACCTTTTTAACTACAATGATGTGACTTTTTACATAAATTGATTTTACATAAAATAAACATATATCGGGGGAATGATAGGATTGTCGTTGACATACATCAACAAAGGAAGCCGAACGGCTTCCATATTGTGTATTTGATCACCGTTTTTTCGGGCGGCTCGCATAGAGATAGAACAAAATTGAACAGCTTGCACAGAAGGCAATAGACCAAATCATCGGCCAGGCTGAGTTAAACGTTGCCAGAGAGAGTAACGCGCCAACAAGCGCGCCAATGCCAAAGCGGAAAGTGCCCGCCAGCGATGAGGCCGTTCCCGCCATGTGTGGGAACTCATCGAGGATCACCGCCATCGCATTGGAAGAGATCATCGACACGCAACCGACAAAGACTGCCACCCCCAGCACCAGCGCCCAGAAACCGATGCCAAACAGCGCACTCAGCACCATCCACACCGCCATCGCCAGTTGGATCCACAATCCGGTACGGAACATGTTCAGCGCACCGATCCGGCGTACGAAGCGACTGTTAAAAATCGTCATAATGAATAAAAAGACGATGTTTAGCGCGAAGTAGTAGCCAAAATCCTGCGGCGATACGTGGTTGATTTCGATATACACGAACGGCCCGGCGCTGAGAAAAGAGAACATCCCGGCAAAGCTAAAGCCGCTTGCCAGCATATAGCTCAGCACCCGCTTATGGCGAAACAGCGAGGCAAAGTTACCTATTGTCGTGCGGATATGGAACGGCTGGCGCTTTTCAACCGGTAACGTCTCTTTAATGAGCGTTGCGATCATGACAGAGGCCAGAACCGCGGCGATCGCCAGGATCCAGAAGATAGAGTGCCAGCTCAACCACACCAGCACCCAGCCGCCGATGATTGGTGCCATCAGCGGTGCAATCGTGGTCACCAGCATGACGAACGACATCATGCGGGAGAACTCTTCTTTAGGATACATATCGCGCATCAGCGCATTGATCACCACGCTGGCAGCGGCTGCAGCCAGACCGTGGAAGAATCGCATCACAATCAGCTGATCGATGGTCTGCGCCAGCGCACAGGCTACGGCGGCGGCAGCGAACACCAGCGTGCCACCGAGGATCACCGGTTTTCGCCCAAGGCTATCCGCCATCGGCCCATACAATAACTGCCCGACTGCGAAGCCCAGAATATAGGTGCTAAGCGTCATCTGTGCGCTGCCCGCCGGCACGCCAAACTGCTCGGAGATCACCGGTAGCGCCGGAAGGTACATATCGATCGACAGCGGCATTAACATCGCCAGCAGACCGAGAATAAAAACAATGGCAAAGGACGAGTGCTGCCGGGTGGTCACAAAAAACTCCTGAATTTAGCTGGACGACATGCCGACGCTGGCAATTTCGGCTTCGGTCAAAGGGCGATACTCACCGGGTTCAAGGTCAGCATCAAGGGTAATGGCGCCTATCCGCTCGCGGTGCAGTTCTACCACGTGGTTACCCACGGCGGCAAACATCCGTTTCACCTGATGATAGCGTCCTTCGCTGATAGTCAGACGCACCTGCGTCGGGGTGATAACCTCAAGCACAGCCGGTTTGGTGAGATCTTTTTCATTATGTAACTGCACGCCTTTCGCAAACTGCGCGGCGGTATCTTCGGCGACGGGCGACTCCAGCGTGACCAGATACGTTTTCTCGCAGTGGTGACGCGGAGAGGTGATGCGGTGCGACCACTGCCCGTCGTCGGTCATCAGCACCAGACCGGTGGTGTCGATATCCAGGCGACCCGCAGCGTGTAATTTATGCGCGACCGGCTCATCCAGGAAATACAGGATTGTCGGATGATCCGGGTCATCCGTCGAACACACATAGCCCTGGGGTTTATTAAGCATAAAGTAACGTGGGCCGTTTTGCTGAACTAGCGTGTTGCCGTCATATGCTACGTCGTGTTCTGGCAGCAGTTTGAACGCAGTATTCCGGATGATTTCACCATCCACGGTAACACGGCTACCGCGGATTTCACGCCCGGCAATAGCGCGGCTGACGCCGAGTTGCTGAGCGATAAATTTATCAAGTCGCATGAGTGTGATTTTGCCTGTAAAAATACGGGAGTCGGGCGCGTCGCCCGAAAAGTGGAGCCGTTATCTGCCCAGTATAGCGGGCTAACAACATCCCTCAAGGGAAAACGATTCGTGGCATACTATACCCGAGTTCGTTACGTATTGTGAGACTATGATTTTTACACTTCGCCCCTACCAGCAAGAAGCCGTGGATGCCACGCTCAACCATTTCCGTCGCCATCACACGCCTGCGGTGATTGTTCTGCCCACTGGCGCCGGTAAAAGCCTGGTGATTGCTGAACTGGCGCGCGTCGCCAGAGGGCGCGTGCTGGTTCTGGCGCATGTGAAAGAGCTGGTGGCGCAAAACCATGCCAAATACTGCGCACTGGGGCTGGAAGCCGATATTTTTGCCGCCGGACTTAAACGTAAAGAGAGCCACGGTAAAGTGGTGTTCGGCAGCGTTCAGTCCGTGGCTCGCAATCTGGACGCCTTCCAGAGCGAGTTTTCGCTGCTGATTGTTGATGAATGCCATCGTATCGGCGATGACGAAGAGAGCCAGTATCAGCAGATACTCACCCATCTGAGCAACGCCAATCCCCACATTCGCCTGCTGGGGCTGACCGCCACCCCTTTTCGTCTGGGCAAAGGCTGGATCTATCATTTTCACTACCACGGTATGGTGCGCGGCGACGACAAGGCGCTGTTTCGCGACTGCATTTACGAACTGCCGCTGCGCTACATGATTAAGCACGGCTATCTTACGCCGCCGGAACGCCTCGACATGCCGGTGGTGCAGTACGATTTCAGCCGCCTGCAGGCGCAAAGCAACGGTCTGTTTAGCGAAGCCGATCTGAATCGTGAGCTGAAAAAGCAGCAGCGTATCACACCGCATATCATCAGCCAGATTATTGAATTCGCCCAGACCCGCAAAGGGGTGATGATTTTTGCCGCCACCGTCGAGCATGCCAAAGAGATTGCCGGACTGCTGCCGAAAGCGGATTCCGCGCTGATTACCGGCGACACGCCGGGTCCTGAACGTGATGAGCTGATAGACGCGTTTAAGGCTCAGCGTTTTCGTTATCTGGTCAACGTCTCCGTCTTAACCACGGGCTTCGATGCCCCGCACGTCGATCTCATTGCCATTCTGCGCCCCACCGAGTCAGTCAGTCTGTACCAACAAATTGTGGGTCGCGGCCTGCGTCTCGCACCGGGAAAAACGGACTGTTTGATTCTGGATTACGCCGGTAATCCGCACGATCTCTATTCTCCGGAGGTGGGGAGCCCGAAAGGCAAAAGTGATAACGTGCCGGTCCAGGTCTTCTGCCCGGCCTGCGGTTTCGCAAATACCTTCTGGGGCAAAACCACCGCTGACGGTACGCTGCTCGAACATTTTGGCCGCCGCTGTCAGGGTTGGTTTGAAGATGATGAAGGGCATCGCGAGCAGTGCGATTTTCGCTTCCGCTTTAAAAATTGCCCGCAGTGCAACACCGAAAACGACATTGCCGCTCGCCGCTGTCGGGAATGCGATACGCTCCTTGTCGATCCCGACGACATGCTGAAAGCAGCGTTGAAACTGAAAGACGCGCTGGTGCTCCGCTGTAGCGGCATGACGTTGCAGCACGGCCATGACGAGAAAGGCGAATGGCTGAAAATCACCTACTATGACGAAGATGGCGCGGACGTTAGCGAGCGCTTTCGCCTGCAAACCCCTGCCCAACGTACGGCATTTGAACAACTGTTTATCCGCCCGCATACCCGCACGCCAGGTGTGCCGCTACGCTGGATCACCGCGGCGGATATCCTCGCGCAACAACCCTTGTTACGCCATCCCGACTTTGTGGTGGCGCGGATGAAAGGCCAGTACTGGCAGGTGCGGGAAAAGGTATTCGATTACGAGGGGCGTTTCCGTCGGGCACATGAATTACGCGGTTAATCGTACTTTTGATTGATGTAACGGGCGTTTGAGGATAGAATCTCGCCCGCTTTTGCATACGCAAAGCAGATCACTTACCTGTTGCTGGGTCGCCTGTAGCAGGAATTATTAAAGAGAGATTTAAATGTTTACTATCAACGCTGAAGTACGTAAAGAGCAGGGTAAGGGTGCGAGCCGCCGCCTGCGTGCCGCTAACAAGTTCCCGGCAATCATCTACGGTGGCAAAGAAGCCCCGATTGCTATCGAACTGGACCACGATTCCATCATGAACATGCAAGCTAAAGAAGGTTTCTATAGCGACGTTCTGACCATCGTTGTTGACGGTAAAGAAGTAAAAGTTAAAGCTCAGGCTGTACAGCGTCACGCGTTCAAGCCAAAGCTGACTCACATCGACTTCGTTCGCGCGTAATCGCCAACAAGTTGAAGAAAACCCCGCTCCGGCGGGGTTTTTTTATGGCTTTTAATTACCGCCAGACGTACGGCGCTGAAGCTGATCGCGCAGGTTCGGCGGCGTGCCTTTAATGGTCAACGTATCCGTTGCCGGATCCCAGAAAATACGCTCGCCCAGTAGCATCGCGTCAAAGTTAATGGTTAACCCACCGCCGCTGCCGGCATATTTGGTCAGTTGGCGCAGCGTGCTGCGATCGGCCGGGAAGCTCTCTTCCAGCTCATAGCCCTTCTCTGCCGTAAACTCGCTAAAACTCACTTCACTGACGCCAGAAAGTTCTTTTGACAGCGACTCCAGCTCAATTTCCTCACCGGCCTGAAGCTGCTCGTTGCAGTAGCTGTACACCTGCTGGCGCACGTTTTGGCGCTCAGCTTTATCCAGTTGCGCTTCAGCGGTGAAGTCATCGACCGCCTGCAGCAGTCCACGGTTTTGCGCCTTGGCGTTGAGACCTTCGCTGGCTCCGAGGAAATCCATAAAGAAGTCAGCCACTTTTCGCCCTACCCGCCCCTTCAGGAAGGTCAGATAGCGGGTGGATTCCGGATTGGTTTCCCACTCGGTCAGATCGATACGCGCGACGATATCCGCATGGTTGATATCCAGATAGTGCGTCGGGTTGATATCCAGATTCTCATTGACGCGCATGCTGCTTAAGTTGTTCAGCACCGCCACCAGTAAATACTCTACCGCCAGATAGCGATAATGACAGAACAGCACAATGCCGCCGTCAGCAAACGGGTATTTGGCGAGCTCGTCACGTAAACGTCCGGTCGCCGCACGGCTAAAGGCGAGAAAATCTTCCTCACCCTGGCGCTGTAAGCGCAGCGCTTGCGCCAGTTCGCTCTCTTCGCTGAACAGACCATACGCTTTGTTTTTCGCGCTATAGACCCGATGCAGTTCAGCCATCATATCGACAACGGTGTTTGTCGGTTCCAGTAATGAATCGCGCAGGACCAGCTCAAGGTTTTGCTCATCACGCTTGATAAGCTGGTGCAGGGCAATCTGGTTGATATCCAGACTCATGATAAACTCTCCTTAAAGACCGGGCGGTATTCAACCACCACCGGCGAGGCGACGCAACAGAAGATGCAGCGCCGTTTTGCCTGTCGCACGGTAGCGCGAATTATTGAGGATAAAAAAGCGGAAAAAAAACTGTTGCTACGGTAATATGTTGCCCTTTCATGAATAAACTGATGTCGATTTATGCCACAAATCTCCCGCTATAGTGACGAACACGTTGAACAACTGCTCACCGAGATGCTCAACGTACTGGAAAAACATAAGGCACCGACTGATCTTTCCCTGATGGTGCTGGGAA
The sequence above is drawn from the Citrobacter amalonaticus genome and encodes:
- the rplY gene encoding 50S ribosomal protein L25, whose product is MFTINAEVRKEQGKGASRRLRAANKFPAIIYGGKEAPIAIELDHDSIMNMQAKEGFYSDVLTIVVDGKEVKVKAQAVQRHAFKPKLTHIDFVRA
- the yejK gene encoding nucleoid-associated protein YejK, translated to MSLDINQIALHQLIKRDEQNLELVLRDSLLEPTNTVVDMMAELHRVYSAKNKAYGLFSEESELAQALRLQRQGEEDFLAFSRAATGRLRDELAKYPFADGGIVLFCHYRYLAVEYLLVAVLNNLSSMRVNENLDINPTHYLDINHADIVARIDLTEWETNPESTRYLTFLKGRVGRKVADFFMDFLGASEGLNAKAQNRGLLQAVDDFTAEAQLDKAERQNVRQQVYSYCNEQLQAGEEIELESLSKELSGVSEVSFSEFTAEKGYELEESFPADRSTLRQLTKYAGSGGGLTINFDAMLLGERIFWDPATDTLTIKGTPPNLRDQLQRRTSGGN
- a CDS encoding YejL family protein; amino-acid sequence: MPQISRYSDEHVEQLLTEMLNVLEKHKAPTDLSLMVLGNMVTNLINTSIAPAQRQAIANSFARALQSSVNDDKAH